A part of Trachemys scripta elegans isolate TJP31775 chromosome 23, CAS_Tse_1.0, whole genome shotgun sequence genomic DNA contains:
- the PHB gene encoding prohibitin yields the protein MASRLFENIGKFGLGLAIAGGVVNSALYNVDGGHRAVIFDRVRGVQDVVVGEGTHFLIPWIQKPIIFDCRSRPRNVPVITGSKDLQNVNITLRILFRPVAAQLPRIFTSLGEDYDERVLPSITTEILKSVVARFDAGELITQRELVSRQVSEDLTERADTFGLILDDVSLTHLTFGKEFTEAVELKQVAQQEAERARFVVEKAEQQKKAAVITAEGDSIAAELVATALTAAGDGLIELRKLEAAEDIAYQLSRSRNITYLPSGQSVLLQLPQ from the exons ATGGCTTCCAGACTGTTTGAGAACATTGGCAAATTTGGCTTGGGATTAGCCATTGCAGGGGGAGTTGTCAACTCCGCTCTCTATAATG tCGACGGAGGACACAGAGCCGTTATCTTTGATCGAGTCCGTGGTGTTCAAGATGTGGTGGTAGGAGAAGGAACCCACTTTCTCATCCCCTGGATACAGAAACCGATCATCTTTGACTGTCGTTCTCGCCCACGTAATGTCCCTGTCATCACTGGCAGCAAAG ATCTACAGAATGTGAACATCACGCTGCGTATCTTGTTTAGACCAGTTGCTGCCCAGTTACCTCGAATTTTCACTAGCCTCGGTGAGGATTATGACGAGCGCGtactgccgtccatcaccaccgaGATCCTGAAGTCTGTTGTG GCTCGTTTTGACGCAGGAGAGCTGATCACACAGAGAGAGCTGGTCTCCAGGCAAGTGAGCGAAGACCTCACGGAGCGAGCAGATACCTTTGGCCTTATCCTAGATGACGTTTCCTTG ACACATCTGACCTTTGGGAAGGAGTTCACGGAGGCAGTAGAATTGAAGCAGGTGGCCCAGCAGGAAGCAGAGAGAGCCAGATTCGTAGTGGAAAAG GCTGAGCAGCAGAAAAAAGCAGCCGTCATTACTGCTGAGGGGGACTCAATCGCAGCCGAGCTGGTCGCCACCGCACTGACCGCAGCCGGGGACGGCCTGATTGAACTGCGCAAGCTGGAGGCAGCCGAAGACATCGCTTACCAGCTCTCACGGTCTCGCAACATCACCTACCTGCCATCCGGCCAGTCGGTGCTGCTCCAGCTACCCCAGTGA